The following DNA comes from Homalodisca vitripennis isolate AUS2020 unplaced genomic scaffold, UT_GWSS_2.1 ScUCBcl_4241;HRSCAF=10305, whole genome shotgun sequence.
ttatttatttacagtttgattaaaatatttaagttgtaaAATGATTAGTTTATTAGTACGTTTCAATATTCGCCAAAGTATGTTTATTGTTGTGTACCAGGTTTTATCTCGTAAACAGTTGGAAATCAATGAAGATGACAAACAATTTGGACAGGAAAATGGTATTGCCGACGAACCGAAAGATGCCCAAACTTATGAgaatataaaacctaataaaaaagaaaagactGCCAGTGCAATTGATTCGAAGACAAAGGGTAAACAGGGGTCTCCTGCAAAATCCAAAGAGGCCGGTGGAAAAATGAAATCTGACAAAAAGAAGTCTGTAAGCCCTCCAAAAGAATCAATCCTTCCTCTGTCAGAAAACTCTGTGGATTTGCGATACAGTGTTTTTGATGAAAAGATCGCTTATGACACAAGCAAACTTACGATAGCAGAATACTTCGAAATGATGGACCTAGAAGATGGTGAACCCAGAGATGAATATTTGAAAGAGAAACTAGATGAGTTTAAAGTTATCATTCCTCCATTAAATCAGCATCGGAAAAAATACTCAAGACCTAAGTCtataaaagaacttaaaattggcgattttgagTTTATTGGGACACTACAAAATGAAGAggtaatatgttttttaaatctgATATTCTTCTTATACGTGAACTataatgtatactgtatacaGACCATTTTGAGGTAtgcatacaattataaaaaaaaactattaatttattaattatatattgtgtaaatgaaaacattttttaactatgcaCTGAAAAAATGGATGatgagtataataatttaatcttaatGTGATTGCTTATAGAGATGTAAAAAATACTAGTAAAATTTGTAGTAATTATTGAGCTAATTAACGCCTCAgtcaactgaaatattttttattataacttgatCGTCAATCATAAAGCACAAATTTAAATAGACCGATCTGTAATTAATTGTCAAAAAACGTCATATAGAACAACTAAATCTGTCTTCTACTCATGACAGACGAGATCATTCTGTGTGAGAACATACTTTAACAGATCCTTAGAATCCCTCCGATTCAGAAGGTCTCTCGATCTCGAAGACGTCAGTAGATTGAATGAGGTCTCAGTAGTACTCATAATCACACCTTTCTTTTTGGAGCCAGGTTCCACTACCAATTCCTGTGATCTCACCACATAGTAGGACGATTACTTGCCTCTGTCTCTTCCATTCTAATTTCGGAAGCTAGCAGTAATCATCCCATCTTCTCCTCCCTCATTTTCGGAAGCTGGCAGTAATTACCCCATCTTCTTCTCCCACATTTTCGGAAGCTGACAGTAATTACCCCATCTCCTTCTCCCTCATTTTCGGAAGCTAGCAGTAATCATCCCATCTTCTTCTCCCTCATTTTCGGAAGCTAGCAGTAATTACCCCATTTTCTTCTTCCTCATTTCCGGAAGCTGGCAGTAATTGCCCTATCTTCTTCTCCCTCATTTTCGGAAGCTAGCAGTAATTACCCCATCTCCTTCTCCCTCATTTTCGGAAGCTAGCAGTAATTACCCCATCTCCTTCTCCCTCATATTCGGAAGCTGGAAGTAATTGCCCTATCTTCTTCTCCCTCATTTTCGGAAGCTAGCAGTAATCATCCCATCTTCTTCTCCCTAATTTTCGGAAGCTAGCAGTAATTACCCCATCTTCTTCTTCCTCATTTCCGGAAGCTGGCAGTAATTACCCATCTTCTTCTCCCTCATTTTCGGAAGCTGGCAATAATTACCCAATATCCTTCTCCCTCATTTTCGGAAGCTGGAAGTAATTGCCCTATCTTCTTCTCCCTCATTTTCAGAAGCTGGAAGTAATTACCCACCTTCTTCTCCCTTATTTTCGGAAGCTGGTATTAATCATCCCATCTTCTTCTCCCCCAATTTCGGAAGTTGGCAGTAGTAACTATCCCATCTTCTTCTTCTCCCTCATTTTCAGAAGCTGGCAGTAATTAACCCATCATCTTCTCCCTCATTTTCAGAAGCTGGAAGTAATTACCCATCTTCTTCTCCCTTATTTTCGGAAGCTGGCATTAATCATTCCATCTTCTTTTCCCTCACCATTTGCTAACGCAATTTAAAGGAGAGCTTAAGGTTGCATTTCAGATCAACTACTCCCAGCTAGATGTCAATGGCCTCATCTATCACAAAGCAATGAATTCCCATTTCCTCATCGGTAATTGTCGATAGTTTTTGAGTAGTCACAAATGAACATTGAGTTCCGAGTTGCCGGATGCTATAAATATTCCAAACCATAATTTGTAAgatttgatttttgtatttttgacgCGCTATAGATAGGCTACACAGTATACGAGTGCTGGGAAATAATTGGTGAGAGCTTCACATAATCAGGTAAGACTCATATGCATACCTTCATATGGGTTCACCCTCACCCCTAAGGCTCCATTAGCGAGGCACATCTACTACTCCATGCATTCCTTAACACCTTCATTCTATACTGAGTAGTACAGTACCACAGCAGTATGGCCGCAGTTGTTAAGCTTCTCACAAGGTTAGTGTACATCACTGTGGGAATACGTGCCGCTGTACTCCATACATACGAGTACAtacatatatctttatatatagtattcgtatttaaataaatattaaacatcacctacttttcattttataaaaggATATTGGTTGTTGATGTGAAACGTTTTTTGAGAAAGTTTTGCTTTATGTTTCTATCTTCAGTTTTCAGATGACTTTGTACAAGAAGGAGTTACAGAAATAATTAATGCATCACGTGAAAATCTTTCTTTCATTAAAGATGTAGCCAAATGTGGAGTGATTATTTACAACATTCTTGATGATTCAGAACAAGCGGTTGAAGCTTCTTGGGTACTTAATTGTGAGTAATCAGGTAAAACCTCTCTTTCACAAAACATACAGCGAAAATGTGGAGTAATtagtttcaacattttttatgattCAGAACAAGCGGTTGAGTCTTCTTGGGTACTTAATTGTGAGTAATCAGGTATACCTCTCTTTCATAAAACGTATAGCCAAATGTGGagtaattatttacaacattcttGATGATTCAGATCAAGCGGTTGATGCTTCTTGGTTACTTAATTGTGAGTAATCAGGTTAAAATTTCCCTTTCATAAAACTTATAGCCAAATGTAGAGTGATTATTTACAACATTCTTGATGATTCAGATCAAGCGGTTGATGCTTCTTGGGCACTTAATTTTGAGTAATCATTTATCTGGACTTATAGAGTCTACTATTTGTGTGTGCACACAAAGAACTGtgagttcaattaattttttacacatttaaaatatcgGTCGAAGACCGAACACAAGACTTACATATACCAAGACATACaagattataatcatataaaaacattagtttacaacAAAGAGTTGGCAGGCGTACAACTCGTACATGCAGCTCTAATCCTGAAACAGCCTCGTGTAGAGTAGGCTCAATCACATTGTACTCTACAGGTAAATGTACTGAAAAGATCTTTCCTCTCAAATCTCTTTaagataattatgtatgtatCTTTCAGAAGATGCATATTCAACTATCTCCTCTTAAAGCTCATCAGGTTACCTTGAAATTAATTCCTAATGGTTCTACTGGATCAAGAATGGTCTGGGTGTATTAGCAGATTACACATAAatacacacgcgcacacacacataaatccaaaattgagaattttgacTAAGTATTCACCATTAAATTATCAATTcaattactataactataatgtaattcccTTTTTGAGATTAATcttactattatttgttttattggcAGCTCTTTCATACTTCATGCAAGAATTAAAAGAAGATGGAGAAATAAGTAAATTTACTCCCCCTCTTTTTATTCTACTATCCACGTTTATGTCTTGGTCTTTGAGCAAATCTTTAGACCCagtaagtataaaacatttttgaataggACATTTGTcaatctgtataaaaaaaatgaatgattatatgtcctttatagaatcgtaatcTATTTGACCGGTAATAATGACAACTTGTATATGTATGTTTCCACGAAGAAAGGTTTTTATacgctatgcccattgatgtaattcgccaccagcCAGCGctgcaaaaaatgttttaaagtgcctgcacactataaactgcaattacgagacagttatgtgtATTAAATAGCCAAGCCCTACTTGTAGGAGctaagttaaaactaaaataaatttctcgttgtacttaaagcttgagtgtaagaccactttataataatgtacatgtaGGCTGTGTTTACAATGGCTATACACATacacaaattttcttgatcgtggcaacccTACttcggtgttggaaatataattcactagaatcAGAAGTGCACACACACGgacaaagcttacaaaaagcgcgCGAAACCGCGGGAATCAGCTAGTTGTAAATAATCAGTTAGATTTTATTtcgaatatttgaaaaattactcTGGTGACATTTACTTTTTACTGTAagacaattattgtaaaaatgtattcatattctCACTGTTTTCCTCCATACGTTTTTATTtagcaacacacacacacacacacacacacacacacacacacacacacacacacacacacacacacacacacacacacacacagaatatTGTAAATTATGATGCTACTATACTTTATTACTCGTAGAAAATAGAAGTACAGTAGATGAACAAATGACCATTCCTCACAGATTTTCTTTTTATACTCGTGAGAAACGTTATAAGAATTCcaagtaaaataaacaagaaaattgCGCAACCACATTACATTGAATCATAGACTATTTTGATTCTGTTGAAGAAATATCTGATTAAACGTGGAAATGAATGTAGTTCATATAAGAGTTCATTTAGAACTTTGTACTGTGATATACGAGgtaaaaaccatataaaatatcaaatcacctttcaaagataacaaatattacTACCAcactatatttcttttaaattggcCACggtaataacattttactatggAAATAAATCTGCGTAGTCTTAAATGGcatcttaaattttgtttttgaaataataaagcaAGAAATATTATCCATGATAAAAGTTTGTGAAATTGTATACACACTTATAAAATTTTCAAGGTAAACCAACATAATCCCACCACAACCATAAAAAAACACAAAGGAAACAAAGTGATACGAATAATAAAGTGTTTCAATAAACTTAAGAAAAGAAGCATGATTAAGTAACCTTTTTTGGTTTAGAGACATAAGAATATTACGATAGTAATGGGATATATAGATTATAGTAAATACAAACTTAACAAAAGCATAACAGTTATTGGCTACGAATTGAGGGAGATTAACGCTCGAGGgtttggaaaagttaaatttctATTTGTCTGGCTGTATGCACGATATTTAGAACCGAACTgttctatagattttaaatttttttacaaagctttatttctacatggGCAACATTTAGTTCGATGATAGTTCGTGTCACTCTATGACCATGTCAGAtgatgatggcaacgagaaaataacataAGAAATACGTTTATAATAAAGCTAAGCACAATCATATGACATGTGAAGTTTTATTCAGAGAGtacaaagaaaaatacaatagagTAAACAATCAATGTAAACTTCGGTGATGAGAATTAATAtcagcgcactcttgtgttgtaaTACCTCCCTTGCTGACCGtagctttttattttttgaacacttCTATggaacctaacttaatgaacaaaaatgcgAATGTGTCCATGTGACAAGGTATCTAGAGAAAGATTTCAAGTATTGAGTTTAAACTTTTGAtatttctgcatagacaagaatgtTACATCATGATGTATTCCAACCATGGTTTCTGCATGCAACCTGAGCGTagtctgttacgcaacacgtggtgtggcgtactcctacctcgtaATTAGTCTAGCAGTCAGATTACTTTGGCTTTGCCATAATTCTAATGTCGATGAAAGGTAAGGGGCGTACCTGATAGATACAGATATGTTGAAAAAATCGAAAGTTACTGGCCGAAAACATTAGGTTTTAGTGAATTTGTACACTGTGAGAAATTTTGTCTAACTTTAGAGGGCTGTACCTTGGCACCTACTagggcaaaaaatatttttaaccattggattttaaaggaaatttaatattcttaaactCTTTACTGGATACATTTTTACGTAGGATGTTTAGTTTTCGAGTTATAGGCAACAAActgaaaaaaatccaaaatatgtgGGGATTTTGGCCCATATCTCCAAAAACAccctaaaatttaattaattaactttggaATTGTGTTTAGGTACCTCGAAAAGTTGTTGTAACCAGACTGCTCGAactaaatagtaaacaataaattgtaactGATGAAAATATAATctcaaaaaaatacaataaaaaacatataaaaaaataatattattattagctaaTTGTGGTTTCAGAAAATTCCAGATCTTCCTTTCTCAGAAAAGGATTACCGCAAGAGAACACCTCACCCAAATTACCAAATGCATTTTGAATTAGAAGAAGAAGTCATTAGAGTAAAATCAAGTGTAAGTAGTTTTGGAAAcacagtttcattaaaatattttcctctaTAGAATTCAAGCATCTAAactttattttgagtaaaaagtTGAGTAAGTGGTAAAAGGTGTGCTCAAAGACACAAAATGTACATCCTAAGGACATTTCAATTTTGTTCAACAgcatttatatattgttatattatttgtatttgatgAAGAAAAAGAGGGCTTAATTTTTCTAACAATAATGTTAACTACAACACACAAAGCAGTACAAAATGTTGGGCTTACGAGTAAATCATAGGGgaaacctttaaattttaaactttaatgactGTGATCATGGTGAACTGTCCGCCTTGTATTCGATGATTGATTCAAACTAATAAAGCACATGTTAAATTGAACTCAATTGATTaattactaacaaaatataaatagtgaGCTATTGAGGTACATTCACAGACCTGATTGGCTgaaattgaagtggaaacttcATCTATActcaataaataacaatgattgTTATTATACAATGAGACATAATATTGCAAGCCAGGTCGTGggaaataaaactattgtttaatgCACTCAGacatattgtttaaactttaatgagTACAGAAGATTAGTTACTTGCGAtaacactaaaatattagttgagaacattttacattgttaataaataatatatcgaAATCTCCAGGCTTGCAATGAAATGTCTCGTACTATATCAGAATTTTACATCATATGTTCAATTATAGTAAGGATTATTCtagaaattatcttaaattttatcaGAGGATCATCAAGAACCATTTATGGTATCCTCTATAGGAAAGTCGTTGTAGTTATTAGCCTAGTTATTTTCAGTTCCATAAGTGTAGGCAGTTTTACACATGAACTACCAAAGTTTAGCTCATTTGTTTAAAACTCAATCctaaagtataacaaaaatacatataattactagCACTTTACGGTGTGCAATTTCCAGCCGAATAAAACAGATATCGAAGGAGGGAAACGGGATTTtccggtcatttgccatcgtccagcggatatccggaaaaaatcctgtttcctccacaatccgtgtattttcaaaaacaaacttcaaacaaaggacaccACAGGgatacaatttataaatgaatacaaaacact
Coding sequences within:
- the LOC124372868 gene encoding uncharacterized protein LOC124372868; the encoded protein is MKRAVWAEYFHLISTNKEPAHSLCPKTADTWCKYQQAIQKKEAYAHNEHFHIAPVVMEQVKQIFKDLANSTLLAKCLRGQTQNPSESLNSVVLSRKQLEINEDDKQFGQENGIADEPKDAQTYENIKPNKKEKTASAIDSKTKGKQGSPAKSKEAGGKMKSDKKKSVSPPKESILPLSENSVDLRYSVFDEKIAYDTSKLTIAEYFEMMDLEDGEPRDEYLKEKLDEFKVIIPPLNQHRKKYSRPKSIKELKIGDFEFIGTLQNEEFSDDFVQEGVTEIINASRENLSFIKDVAKCGVIIYNILDDSEQAVEASWVLNSLSYFMQELKEDGEISKFTPPLFILLSTFMSWSLSKSLDP